A single genomic interval of Selenobaculum gibii harbors:
- the ilvN gene encoding acetolactate synthase small subunit: MKYTLAVLVEDRPGVLTHVSGLISRRAFNIESIAAGYTEEEGITRINLVVEADNEIELEQVVNQLNKLIDVIKIVNLTTVDSIHRELVMIKVKANPVTRADIINIVDIFRAKIVDVNRETMVIELTGEQSKIDALCEVLSDYEIIEIARTGKIALSRGPLSAKEI; encoded by the coding sequence ATGAAATATACATTAGCAGTTTTAGTTGAAGACCGTCCGGGGGTGTTGACGCATGTATCAGGATTAATTAGCCGTAGGGCGTTTAATATAGAAAGTATTGCTGCCGGTTATACGGAAGAGGAAGGTATAACGAGAATTAACTTAGTTGTGGAAGCTGACAATGAAATAGAATTAGAACAAGTTGTTAATCAGCTAAATAAATTAATTGATGTAATCAAAATTGTTAATTTGACTACGGTCGATTCTATTCACCGTGAATTAGTAATGATTAAGGTTAAAGCCAATCCGGTAACTCGTGCCGATATTATTAACATTGTTGATATTTTTCGAGCAAAAATTGTTGATGTAAATCGTGAAACAATGGTAATTGAACTTACGGGAGAACAAAGCAAAATTGATGCACTTTGTGAAGTGCTTAGTGATTATGAAATCATTGAAATTGCTCGTACAGGGAAAATTGCCTTATCTCGTGGTCCTTTGTCGGCAAAAGAAATTTAA
- the rbr gene encoding rubrerythrin produces MDLKGSKTEANLWAAFAGESQARNKYTYFASKAKKEGFVQIANLFEETAGNEKEHAKIWFKLATGGIGSTLENLKIAAEGENEEWTDMYPEFAKVAKEEGFTKIAYLFEAVAKIEKEHEERYRALLANVEGETVFTKEGEVVWQCANCGHIHVGKEAPSMCPVCDHPQAYFQLLAKNY; encoded by the coding sequence ATGGATTTAAAAGGATCAAAAACTGAAGCAAACTTATGGGCAGCATTTGCCGGAGAATCACAAGCAAGAAACAAATATACTTACTTTGCATCGAAAGCTAAAAAAGAAGGCTTTGTTCAGATTGCAAATCTTTTTGAAGAAACTGCAGGAAATGAAAAAGAACATGCAAAAATTTGGTTTAAATTAGCTACAGGTGGCATTGGATCCACACTGGAAAATTTAAAGATTGCTGCAGAAGGCGAAAACGAGGAATGGACAGATATGTATCCTGAGTTTGCTAAAGTTGCAAAAGAAGAAGGCTTTACAAAAATTGCTTATCTTTTTGAAGCTGTAGCAAAAATTGAAAAAGAACATGAAGAAAGATATCGTGCATTACTTGCTAATGTTGAAGGTGAAACAGTATTCACAAAAGAAGGCGAAGTAGTATGGCAATGTGCAAACTGTGGACATATTCATGTAGGAAAAGAAGCTCCTAGCATGTGCCCAGTATGTGATCACCCACAGGCATATTTCCAATTGCTGGCTAAAAACTATTAA
- a CDS encoding class I SAM-dependent methyltransferase, which produces MNFNQLANEWDDARRIKRAATLSGVIMDELPEKKFQCGLEFGCGTGLISCNLQHRFEKLHCIDNADAMIDIVKQKIEQLCLSHCFAHCADLSQENIFFDKKIKFDCIFTSMALHHVVDTDGIISRFYSLLDDDGLLVIIDLDSEDGTFHQSEVGFEGHNGFDRLALEQILYKNNFKQICFKTAYTGGKMIEGREVSYSLFICIAKK; this is translated from the coding sequence ATGAATTTTAATCAATTGGCTAATGAATGGGATGATGCGCGTCGAATTAAGCGGGCAGCTACATTATCCGGGGTAATTATGGACGAATTACCAGAAAAAAAGTTTCAATGCGGATTGGAATTTGGTTGTGGAACTGGGCTGATTTCATGTAATCTCCAGCATCGGTTTGAAAAATTACATTGTATTGACAATGCAGATGCAATGATTGATATTGTTAAGCAAAAGATTGAGCAACTATGCTTATCTCATTGTTTTGCTCATTGTGCGGACTTATCGCAAGAAAATATATTTTTTGATAAAAAAATAAAATTTGATTGCATTTTTACGTCTATGGCACTACATCATGTTGTAGATACAGACGGGATTATCTCGCGTTTTTATTCCTTGTTAGATGACGATGGATTGCTTGTAATTATTGATTTAGATAGTGAAGATGGAACTTTTCATCAAAGTGAAGTTGGTTTTGAAGGACATAATGGATTTGATCGCTTGGCACTAGAACAAATTCTGTATAAAAATAATTTTAAACAAATTTGCTTCAAAACTGCATACACAGGAGGAAAGATGATAGAGGGACGAGAAGTATCGTATTCTTTATTTATTTGTATTGCGAAAAAATAA
- a CDS encoding anaerobic ribonucleoside triphosphate reductase — protein MIEKIKKRNGDIVFFNAEKISDAIRKANMESTDETMTPEVLAGLTNKVIQSLDKAEIPCVEQIQDVVERTLIMDKFASTAKAYILYRAEHAKIRQSEADLMDIYNELTFKTSKDADIKRENANIDADTAMGTMLKYGSEGSKYFIDHYILPKDIAAAHINGDIHIHDKDFYMLTETCCQIDLIKLFKGGFSTGHGYLREPNSIQSYSALACIAIQANQNEMHGGQAVPNFDYSMAPGVAKTFRKEYFKAMVHYLTIKFDMEKAEAIALTKVISKSIELPITMGQAELYKAALVEFLPAYQPKDGGIVISAQQAAKMHDYVLSAGLCTTDRATFQAMEAFIHNLNTMNSRAGAQVPFSSINYGTDTSPEARMVIRNLLLATEAGLGGGETPIFPVQIFKVKEGVNYNEGDPNYDLFKLAMRTSAKRLFPNFSFIDAPFNFQYYKEGDYNTEIAYMGCRTRVMGNVHDKSREVTCGRGNLSFTTINLPRLAIEAKGNIKDFYTGLDNCIELVIRQLLHRFRIQCSKKGRNYPFLMGQGIWIDSDSIGPDDSIAEVLKHGTLSVGFIGLAETLKALVGKHHGESAESQKLGLEIVSYMRKRMDDISNETGLNFTLLATPAEGLSGRFVKIDRQIYGEISGVTDREYYTNSFHVPVYYQLRAYEKIEIEAPYHAYTNAGHISYVELDGDTCKNIDAFETVIRCMKEHGIGYGSVNHPVDRDPVCGYNGIIDDECPKCGRREDVGTEKFERIRRITGYLVGTIDRWNNAKRAEEKDRVKHGFKRA, from the coding sequence GTGATTGAGAAGATAAAAAAACGTAATGGTGATATTGTATTTTTTAATGCAGAAAAGATTTCTGATGCAATTCGTAAGGCGAATATGGAATCTACCGATGAAACGATGACACCAGAGGTATTGGCGGGATTAACGAATAAAGTTATTCAATCTTTAGATAAAGCGGAAATTCCTTGTGTTGAACAAATCCAAGACGTTGTAGAACGTACGTTAATTATGGATAAATTTGCGAGTACGGCAAAAGCTTACATACTATATAGAGCAGAGCATGCGAAAATTCGTCAATCGGAAGCTGATTTGATGGATATATATAACGAATTGACGTTTAAAACCTCTAAGGACGCGGACATTAAACGCGAAAATGCAAATATTGATGCAGATACAGCGATGGGAACGATGCTAAAATATGGGTCGGAAGGATCAAAATATTTTATTGATCATTATATTCTTCCCAAAGATATTGCGGCTGCTCATATTAATGGAGATATTCATATTCACGATAAAGATTTCTATATGTTGACGGAAACTTGCTGTCAGATCGATTTAATTAAGCTATTTAAAGGCGGTTTTTCGACTGGGCATGGATACTTAAGAGAACCAAACAGCATACAAAGTTATTCTGCCTTGGCTTGTATTGCGATTCAGGCCAATCAAAATGAGATGCATGGCGGACAAGCGGTTCCTAACTTTGATTACTCAATGGCGCCGGGAGTTGCTAAGACTTTTCGTAAAGAATACTTTAAAGCCATGGTACATTATTTGACGATTAAATTTGATATGGAGAAAGCGGAGGCAATCGCGCTTACTAAAGTGATTAGTAAATCAATTGAGTTGCCAATCACGATGGGACAAGCAGAGCTATATAAAGCTGCATTAGTTGAGTTTTTACCGGCTTATCAGCCAAAAGATGGTGGAATAGTGATTTCTGCACAACAAGCAGCAAAGATGCATGACTATGTATTAAGTGCAGGTCTTTGTACAACAGATCGTGCTACATTCCAAGCCATGGAAGCTTTTATTCACAATTTGAATACGATGAATTCACGTGCAGGTGCGCAGGTTCCTTTTAGCTCAATTAATTATGGAACAGATACGTCTCCGGAAGCTCGTATGGTGATAAGAAATCTTTTACTTGCAACTGAAGCAGGATTAGGCGGAGGAGAAACTCCGATTTTCCCAGTGCAGATCTTTAAAGTAAAAGAAGGCGTAAATTACAACGAAGGTGATCCAAACTACGATTTATTTAAGTTGGCAATGCGGACCTCGGCAAAACGGTTATTCCCGAACTTTAGTTTTATTGATGCACCATTTAATTTTCAATATTATAAAGAAGGCGATTATAATACAGAGATTGCTTATATGGGATGCAGAACTCGTGTAATGGGAAATGTGCATGATAAATCCCGTGAAGTAACTTGTGGACGTGGAAACTTAAGCTTTACAACAATTAATTTACCTCGCTTGGCAATTGAAGCAAAAGGAAATATTAAAGATTTTTATACAGGGCTCGATAATTGTATTGAGTTAGTAATTCGTCAATTATTGCATCGTTTTAGAATTCAGTGTAGTAAAAAAGGAAGAAACTATCCATTCTTAATGGGACAGGGGATTTGGATTGATTCGGATTCTATAGGCCCAGATGACAGTATTGCCGAAGTGCTAAAACATGGTACGTTGAGTGTTGGTTTTATCGGCTTGGCTGAAACGTTAAAAGCTTTAGTCGGAAAACATCACGGCGAAAGCGCCGAAAGCCAAAAACTAGGGCTTGAGATTGTTTCTTATATGAGAAAACGTATGGACGATATATCAAATGAAACAGGACTAAACTTTACTTTACTTGCAACGCCGGCGGAAGGTCTTAGCGGGCGCTTCGTAAAAATTGATCGACAGATTTATGGCGAAATTTCAGGTGTAACTGATCGTGAATATTATACAAATTCTTTCCATGTGCCAGTATATTACCAATTAAGGGCTTATGAAAAAATTGAAATTGAGGCACCGTATCATGCTTATACGAATGCGGGGCATATCAGTTATGTGGAATTAGATGGAGATACTTGTAAAAATATTGATGCTTTTGAGACAGTAATTCGTTGCATGAAGGAACATGGAATTGGGTATGGATCGGTTAATCACCCTGTTGATCGCGATCCAGTCTGCGGATATAATGGAATTATTGATGATGAATGTCCGAAATGCGGTCGGAGAGAAGATGTAGGAACTGAAAAGTTTGAACGGATTCGTCGTATTACAGGATATTTAGTAGGTACGATTGACCGTTGGAATAATGCAAAACGGGCAGAAGAAAAGGATAGAGTAAAGCATGGATTTAAACGAGCTTAA
- the nrdG gene encoding anaerobic ribonucleoside-triphosphate reductase activating protein, whose product MDLNELKIAGVVEESIVDGKGLRFTIFTQGCPHRCEGCHNPHTHDFSGGETVAIHSLLTKIVDNPLLRGVTFSGGEPFCQAKPLALLAKLVHARKLDVTVYTGYTLEELDSMHDEAVDELLAATDVLIDGKFILAERDLRLPFRGSRNQRMIDMQKTREAGKVILMKE is encoded by the coding sequence ATGGATTTAAACGAGCTTAAAATAGCGGGAGTTGTTGAAGAGTCTATTGTTGATGGAAAAGGTTTACGGTTTACAATATTTACCCAAGGTTGTCCACATCGGTGTGAGGGATGTCATAACCCACATACACACGATTTTTCTGGTGGTGAAACTGTAGCTATCCACAGCTTATTAACAAAAATTGTGGATAACCCGTTGCTTAGGGGAGTAACATTCAGTGGTGGTGAACCATTTTGCCAAGCAAAACCATTGGCTTTATTAGCTAAATTGGTTCATGCGCGAAAATTGGATGTTACGGTATATACTGGATATACATTAGAGGAATTAGATTCAATGCATGATGAAGCGGTGGATGAACTCTTAGCGGCTACTGATGTGTTGATTGATGGAAAATTTATTCTAGCAGAGCGTGATTTGAGATTACCCTTTCGCGGTAGTCGCAATCAGCGGATGATTGATATGCAAAAGACACGGGAAGCGGGAAAAGTGATATTAATGAAAGAGTAA
- a CDS encoding proton-conducting transporter transmembrane domain-containing protein: MALQDFYLTIFQMSVVCFVMGGIFPFVFNRYQQLANTIANACTFFGGVLTTALSMKVLRSGVPIDIDGWRIVGSIGMNFHFDALSAFFLLVIGVMSTIVPFYAFGYAQKYFKSKRAGWLGGLVNIFILSLVGVVGVDNSLTFMIFWEFMALTSFLLVMFDHEQAKVRSGGYMYVVMTHIGSVFLTFSFLTLYYYTGSVNFADYHQIGESLPSFTKNAIFVMCLLGFGTKMGVFPLQVWLPRAYPVTPSSAVALMSSAMIKTAVYALIRVTFDFLGTGPSWWGILMMMIGAITAIFCILLAVIQNDMKRFLAYSSAENLGIIFVGVGATLFFQSQEQMLLAALAMLASLYHVLNHSVFKALMFMGAGAVAEKAGTCNVNQLGGLIHRMPWTSAFVLIGGMSLASLPPFCGFISEWGLLQSLLHMVFDSTGAWVKLFASIVIAILGLSGAFCVVAVVKNFGMGFLAKPRSKSAAEAKEVGVGMRVGMGVLAGISLFLGMFPGTVLPIINAVVHTYFNELVLGWEMVLFIPFKDNHFQALSIGLLGIAVITIIALIMLALVIKYGKSEYEIEDTWNCGTIHQVQMQYTGTSFSHPILLIYKRIMGLTRQVEIDQVYEYYPKKIGHQLDISARLADNVYKPSVGILVKVFKKIKMIQNGNLQAYLSYMVAALIITLLWIG, from the coding sequence ATGGCGTTGCAGGATTTTTATTTGACAATTTTTCAAATGAGTGTAGTTTGTTTTGTGATGGGCGGGATTTTTCCTTTTGTATTTAATCGTTATCAACAATTAGCGAATACGATTGCGAATGCCTGCACTTTTTTTGGCGGTGTTTTAACCACTGCGTTATCAATGAAGGTTTTGCGTAGCGGAGTGCCGATTGATATTGATGGATGGCGTATTGTTGGTTCCATAGGGATGAATTTTCATTTTGATGCGTTATCAGCCTTTTTTTTATTGGTCATTGGTGTTATGTCGACGATTGTACCATTTTACGCATTTGGCTATGCCCAAAAGTATTTTAAAAGCAAGCGCGCTGGCTGGCTTGGCGGTTTGGTGAATATTTTTATTTTATCGTTAGTTGGTGTAGTCGGTGTAGATAATTCATTGACTTTCATGATTTTTTGGGAATTCATGGCACTGACTTCTTTTCTTTTAGTAATGTTTGATCATGAACAAGCAAAGGTTCGATCAGGTGGCTATATGTATGTCGTGATGACGCATATTGGCAGTGTTTTCTTAACGTTTTCATTTTTAACTTTATATTATTATACGGGCAGTGTAAATTTTGCTGATTATCATCAAATTGGAGAAAGTTTACCTTCCTTTACGAAAAATGCAATTTTTGTGATGTGTTTATTGGGCTTTGGTACAAAAATGGGCGTATTTCCATTGCAGGTGTGGTTGCCAAGGGCATATCCGGTAACGCCGAGCAGTGCAGTTGCACTGATGTCTTCGGCAATGATCAAAACAGCGGTATATGCATTAATTAGAGTAACTTTTGATTTTTTAGGTACTGGTCCGTCTTGGTGGGGAATACTCATGATGATGATTGGTGCAATCACAGCTATTTTTTGTATTTTATTAGCGGTTATCCAAAATGATATGAAGCGTTTTTTGGCTTATAGTAGTGCCGAAAATTTAGGGATTATTTTTGTTGGTGTTGGTGCGACATTGTTTTTTCAAAGTCAAGAACAAATGCTTCTTGCGGCACTTGCGATGCTTGCATCACTTTACCATGTGTTAAATCATTCGGTATTTAAAGCCCTGATGTTTATGGGAGCAGGTGCAGTAGCAGAAAAGGCTGGAACTTGCAATGTAAATCAATTGGGCGGGTTAATTCATCGTATGCCTTGGACAAGTGCTTTTGTTTTGATTGGTGGCATGTCACTTGCGTCGTTACCTCCATTTTGCGGATTTATTAGCGAGTGGGGATTGCTACAATCGCTCTTGCATATGGTTTTTGACAGCACAGGTGCTTGGGTAAAATTATTTGCTTCTATAGTTATTGCAATTTTAGGTCTAAGTGGTGCATTTTGCGTAGTGGCTGTAGTAAAAAACTTTGGTATGGGATTCTTGGCGAAACCTCGGAGTAAAAGTGCAGCTGAGGCAAAAGAAGTAGGGGTAGGAATGCGAGTTGGTATGGGGGTATTAGCAGGGATTTCATTATTCTTGGGCATGTTCCCTGGCACTGTTTTGCCAATAATCAATGCTGTAGTACATACGTATTTTAATGAGCTTGTATTAGGTTGGGAAATGGTGTTATTTATTCCATTTAAGGATAATCATTTTCAAGCATTATCTATAGGGCTCCTTGGAATAGCTGTTATCACAATTATTGCACTGATTATGTTGGCTCTAGTAATAAAATATGGAAAAAGCGAATATGAAATCGAAGATACATGGAACTGTGGAACGATTCATCAAGTGCAAATGCAATATACGGGGACTTCATTTTCTCATCCGATTTTATTGATTTATAAAAGAATCATGGGGCTTACACGGCAGGTGGAAATTGATCAAGTGTATGAATATTATCCAAAAAAAATCGGACATCAATTGGATATTAGTGCAAGATTGGCAGATAATGTTTACAAACCAAGTGTAGGGATTTTAGTCAAGGTATTTAAGAAAATTAAGATGATTCAAAACGGCAATTTACAAGCTTATTTATCTTATATGGTAGCCGCTTTAATCATCACGTTGCTGTGGATTGGGTAG
- a CDS encoding respiratory chain complex I subunit 1 family protein, which yields MIEKICVIILQMLLVLFLAPLVQGIIKKTKARLQNRVGADIVQPYRDIFKYLRKDAVIAKDSSWLTRGTPYICLGVLLIVSLIIPTVFIKAPLGMIGDVIVIVYLFAVVRFFIALTGLDSGSAFGGMGASREMVMSAITEPALLLSVIAVLINVGTTNVSEIVACLNDQSLDFFDYGHWLSCVAFLIVVIAETGRIPYDNPDTHLELTMLHEAMMLEYSGRYLGLMHWAVMVKQTLLFTMFINLFVPWGISIEYTLSSILIGLFFYIVKVIVVGILLAAIETAYAKVRLFMIPKLLVSSMALSILAIVVQIAR from the coding sequence ATGATAGAAAAGATTTGTGTGATAATTTTACAGATGCTTTTAGTATTGTTTTTAGCTCCGTTAGTGCAGGGGATTATTAAGAAGACAAAAGCTAGGCTGCAAAATCGAGTAGGTGCAGATATTGTGCAGCCGTATCGCGATATTTTTAAATACCTTCGTAAAGATGCTGTGATTGCAAAAGATTCTTCTTGGCTTACGCGTGGCACGCCATATATTTGTTTAGGTGTATTACTTATTGTGAGCTTAATCATTCCAACTGTGTTTATCAAAGCACCGTTAGGTATGATTGGAGACGTTATTGTCATTGTGTATTTATTTGCCGTTGTTCGGTTTTTTATTGCCCTTACAGGGCTTGATTCTGGGAGTGCGTTTGGCGGCATGGGGGCAAGCCGTGAAATGGTAATGTCTGCGATTACCGAACCGGCATTATTGTTGTCTGTAATTGCAGTATTGATCAATGTTGGGACAACGAATGTTAGTGAAATTGTTGCTTGCTTAAATGATCAATCTTTAGATTTTTTTGATTATGGTCATTGGCTATCTTGTGTTGCTTTTTTGATTGTTGTGATAGCGGAAACGGGACGAATTCCTTATGACAATCCAGATACGCATTTGGAGCTTACGATGCTACATGAAGCGATGATGCTTGAATATTCAGGCCGTTATCTGGGCTTAATGCATTGGGCGGTTATGGTCAAACAGACGTTATTGTTTACTATGTTTATTAATTTGTTTGTTCCATGGGGGATTTCTATTGAATATACTCTGTCAAGTATTTTGATAGGATTGTTTTTTTATATTGTAAAAGTAATTGTTGTTGGCATTTTGCTGGCAGCGATTGAGACGGCTTATGCGAAAGTACGGCTGTTTATGATACCTAAGTTATTGGTATCATCGATGGCTTTATCTATTTTGGCAATTGTCGTACAAATTGCGAGATAG
- a CDS encoding hydrogenase, producing the protein MGNLVLDSIVNSVLLLSTLFLFRTKKSMGAVVIIAIQSAGLAAIALLMWHKTGMVHLLIAALLTLIVKTLIIPYILYYTVQKTKAQRNVERTMNKLTSIFIALVLIVTGEYIASQLSLPGAEHGVHFLGTAIILVFLGTFTIINNKQVLMQGIGVIVIENGLFLLTQAISYGMPLAVELGIFFDLFVAVVIIASLSFRIHSVFHSLNTEKMQDLRG; encoded by the coding sequence ATGGGGAATCTCGTTTTAGATAGTATTGTGAATTCAGTGTTATTACTGAGTACGTTATTTTTATTTCGGACAAAAAAGTCGATGGGAGCTGTTGTAATTATTGCGATTCAATCGGCTGGACTAGCAGCAATTGCTCTTTTAATGTGGCATAAGACGGGTATGGTGCATTTATTGATTGCGGCATTACTCACTCTAATCGTTAAGACTTTAATTATTCCATATATTTTGTACTATACTGTCCAAAAGACGAAAGCACAGCGAAATGTTGAGCGAACGATGAATAAATTAACATCTATTTTTATTGCGCTTGTCTTAATTGTAACGGGTGAATATATTGCATCACAGTTAAGTCTCCCTGGCGCAGAACATGGTGTTCATTTTTTAGGAACTGCAATTATTCTTGTATTTTTAGGAACTTTTACGATTATTAATAACAAACAGGTTTTAATGCAGGGAATAGGTGTTATCGTTATTGAAAATGGACTGTTTTTACTTACACAGGCAATTAGTTACGGGATGCCGCTCGCAGTAGAATTAGGAATTTTCTTTGACTTATTTGTTGCTGTGGTGATTATTGCAAGTTTATCATTTAGAATTCATTCTGTATTCCACAGTTTAAATACAGAAAAAATGCAGGATTTAAGGGGATAA
- a CDS encoding hydrogenase 4 subunit F, with product MLAIALFIVPFITGIISGLVRSTKVADIFQVIGSIATLVIALCIGNHVFNGEVISIYASLIYIDALGAFNIILISLVGCAAAIYSVGYMRYELKEKVITESQLGKYYFFFHFFILTMLIVSAVDNLGLLWVGIELTTLVSAMLVAFYGTQHSLEAAWKYLIMGVVGIGFALLGIVFIYLSGLHSIGEEQSAALQWTELMRVAHTLNPKWVEIGFIFILIGFGTKAGLAPMHFWLPDAHSQAPAPVSAVLSGVLLNTALYGLFRVFSIANIALQGNAGEYLIVFGLLSISVTVPFIMVQHDLKRMLAFSSVEHMGIITLAVGIGGSLGLYGAFLHMFNHSMGKSLLFMSAGNIAQKYHSKYIERISGVIRAMPWTGGIFLFAALAVAGAPPFSIFISEFTIMMAGVEAEKLWASCALAGLVVLIFAGMTYYVVRMAFGEIPTRIGSKTTDVWMKCAMLIPFIFIVLCGIYVPEFIQDSICIAASVLEGGGK from the coding sequence ATGTTAGCAATCGCTTTATTTATCGTGCCATTTATTACTGGAATTATATCGGGATTGGTCAGAAGTACGAAAGTTGCTGATATATTTCAGGTGATTGGGTCTATTGCTACACTCGTGATTGCATTATGCATTGGCAATCATGTTTTTAATGGTGAAGTTATTAGCATTTATGCAAGTCTTATTTATATTGATGCTTTGGGTGCATTCAATATCATTTTGATTTCTTTAGTCGGCTGCGCGGCAGCCATATATTCCGTGGGATATATGCGTTATGAGTTAAAGGAAAAAGTGATTACAGAAAGCCAATTAGGGAAATATTATTTTTTCTTTCACTTCTTTATTTTAACAATGCTAATTGTCAGCGCAGTTGATAATTTAGGGTTGCTTTGGGTAGGAATTGAGCTTACAACACTTGTCTCAGCAATGCTTGTTGCTTTTTATGGCACGCAGCATTCATTAGAGGCGGCTTGGAAATATTTGATTATGGGTGTTGTTGGTATCGGTTTTGCTTTGCTTGGCATTGTATTTATTTATTTGTCAGGGCTTCACAGTATTGGTGAGGAGCAATCTGCGGCTTTGCAATGGACAGAGTTGATGAGAGTTGCTCATACGTTAAATCCTAAATGGGTGGAAATTGGTTTTATTTTTATTCTCATTGGTTTTGGAACGAAAGCGGGGCTGGCGCCAATGCATTTTTGGCTTCCAGATGCGCATAGTCAGGCGCCTGCGCCAGTCAGCGCTGTTTTATCGGGCGTTTTATTAAATACGGCGTTATATGGATTATTTCGTGTTTTTTCAATTGCTAATATTGCGCTTCAAGGGAATGCAGGGGAGTATTTAATCGTTTTTGGGTTGTTGTCGATTAGTGTTACCGTGCCGTTTATTATGGTACAGCATGATTTAAAGCGTATGTTGGCTTTTTCTAGCGTAGAACATATGGGGATTATTACCTTAGCGGTAGGAATTGGTGGTTCACTTGGTTTGTACGGTGCATTCTTACACATGTTTAATCATTCAATGGGGAAATCACTACTTTTTATGTCAGCCGGAAATATTGCGCAAAAATATCACTCTAAATATATTGAACGGATTTCTGGTGTCATTCGAGCAATGCCTTGGACAGGTGGAATTTTCTTATTCGCAGCATTGGCAGTAGCAGGCGCACCGCCGTTTAGTATTTTTATTAGTGAATTTACGATTATGATGGCAGGTGTTGAAGCAGAAAAGCTTTGGGCATCTTGTGCTTTGGCGGGATTGGTAGTGCTTATTTTTGCAGGAATGACATATTATGTAGTTCGTATGGCTTTTGGTGAAATTCCAACGCGAATAGGAAGTAAGACAACCGATGTATGGATGAAATGTGCGATGTTAATTCCATTTATTTTTATTGTATTATGTGGAATTTATGTACCTGAATTTATTCAAGATTCTATCTGTATCGCAGCAAGTGTACTTGAAGGAGGGGGAAAATAA